The DNA region AAATCTGAGCGATTTTGTCGCGGAATGCTGAACTTCGTTTCGGGGATTCCTGCACGCGGTCGCTAGCGTTTGTTTTCGGGGGCTCGTAGCGAGTTAGTAATTGCTGGCGATACTGAGGAAAGTAGCGGGAGATGAGCAACCGTCGGACCGCATCGCGTTTCTCCGGCGTGTCGATCTCGCGTTGGAAGGCGTCGGAGAACTCTCCGACCACCATCCCTCGTTGCTGTTGCAGCGGTGCTTTTTGTAGCAACTGTCCTGTTGCGAGATCTTTGGCGACCCAGATCTTGTCCGACTTCAAGTGGTAGAATGGCAGCTGTGGAGTGCAGCTGTCATCCTTCGCCCGCACCACATCGAAGAACCGCTTGAAGCTCTCGGTCAACTCCTGGTTCCAGACCACCTGGGAGGCGCTCGCCCGCCCCTGGTCGATCATCTCCAGCGCAGCCAGCAGGAGCAATGGCTTGTGAGGTCGCTCGTGGCGACCTGAACCGGTGCCGGTGATGCCGACGTTGAGGTTGTACAAGGTATCGGCGATGGAGGTGGGGTCGTGGGGCATGTGGAAATTTCTTATGTGTGCGCTTTTGCGTGATGTCGCTCGAGTTTCTTAACGAAAACGCCACAGGTGGGGCAGCGGTGTAGGGTTCCTGCGGATAGAGCGCTCTCTAGACTCGGTCTAGGTGTGTGAGACTCCCAACTTTCAGCGTG from Sulfuriroseicoccus oceanibius includes:
- a CDS encoding HNH endonuclease — protein: MPHDPTSIADTLYNLNVGITGTGSGRHERPHKPLLLLAALEMIDQGRASASQVVWNQELTESFKRFFDVVRAKDDSCTPQLPFYHLKSDKIWVAKDLATGQLLQKAPLQQQRGMVVGEFSDAFQREIDTPEKRDAVRRLLISRYFPQYRQQLLTRYEPPKTNASDRVQESPKRSSAFRDKIAQIYDDRCAACGLRIKLPQHDVRFIDAAHLIPFSQSHNDHPSNGMALCKHHHWAMDQKLISPGPDHKWHVSPLFDSRRSDAEKELLQLNGQIILLPNDEAFFPAEESLAWRLKHLRRS